TTGATTTGTTGAGAAGAGCAGTATTTAAAGTGAAGTTTATCGGTAGAAACCAGGATTCCAGCAGTATCCAGTGTTGCATTTTCTATTTCAGGTCCCATTAGGCTAAATGCTGATTTCTCCTTCCTCAGTATTATTGTTGCCTCTTATAAATGAAATTAGTTGTATGGTCTGTGCTTAAATGTGAAGGGAACCAATagcttttctctccctttttgtcCCTACCCCTGCCCTCTGAGTTGCCCCAACTTAACATATGCTGTACttgtggaagggaaaaaaataactcatTACCCAAAACACCATCTCAGCAGGGTGTGTTTTATTTATGTCTCTAGCGTTCATCTACTTTCACAAGCACAAAATGAAGTAGAATAAGTGAATGAAGTCATTGAATTGCCTTTCAGCTTTTCCCTGTAATTGTAGTCCCTTTATCTGCCAGTTCCTCAGAGGTTTCTATGGCAACAGTGGCATGCAGATGATCTTGTCACGTGATTGGATCATCTCTATGCACAGCACAGAAGAATCCAGATGGCAAGATTTGTCTCTGCTCCTTCCACATCTAGGGTTTATGTTGCCGAGCAACTGGCTTCATCATTCAGGCCAACATCAGCTTTATATATACACTGTGGATTTGGGGACAACAGCGAGCATTTTTTGtctaagaaatgaaagaatatctTTTCCAGCTCTGAGAAAGAAGTGTTTCCTCACTACAGTCTAGAAGGCCCTTGACACTTTTTCAAAGTCTTTGTCACTCTATCCATTATAcctgtttgcatttttatttcctagGCCAAGCATGGGGAGCAGCATGAGGGTCAGCACTACAACATATCCTTCCAAGATCTGAAGACTGTATTCTCCCATGGCCTGCCTCCTCGCTTTGTAATGCAGGTGCTCAAAACAGGGGAGGGATTTGGAGGGAGCTTATAACACAAGCTGTTGATAGCAGAGGGGTGGAATTAAATGAATAGAAAACTAAAAGATTTAatttgaatcttaaaaacaaatcagATAAATTGAGCTATTGATTATcttttgtgaatagtgctgttgtTATAATTACTTTAAGCAAATGCTTATCTGCAGTTAACCTCTTTAAATCCTTTTTGGAGCCAAGCAAAATATTCTtaagtaaataaacaatattCCACTCTTTTCCTTGTGTTACCCAACAGATTTCTAGAAACTTTAGACTtcaaataattgttaaaaatgaatttaatatttgccttagcaaaatatcatgaaaatagtttatatatgtagaaaagcaaaaacataatatatttttGAGCCAAATAGAAATGATATTTGGATTAGATGCATCATTCATTGTTCTTCTTCAGTCTCATGGGTTTTCAGAAAATGTAGTTTTGTGGTCATAAATTCAACCCAAAGAATGTAATCTTGGATTGCTTTATAGCCATTGAAAGAATTCATAGTTAACTGCAAACAGAGTTTGttggcaaaattttttttaacacttttaataaacatttatttatttgtttgtttatttgactgtgccaggtcttagttgcgtcatgcagactcttagttgtggcatgcatgcaggatctagttccccgaccagggatcgaacccaggccccctgcattgggagcatggagtcttacccactagaccaccagggaagtccctgggaaaaTTGGTTCTTTTGGATAATTCCTGCTCAATTAGTTTCAGCCTGAGAAATTATTCCTTCTTATTGAAATATCAAACTTGACTGTGCAGGTGATTTTTAGCTTAGAAACCAGAGGATGTCATTTCTTCAATGTGTTTTATTTCAAGAAGTTAGATGAGACACCAGTAAAGGGGCTAATTCTAGGCCATAGACAGCTTGTCATCAAAAATTTTGTTAAGTTTGGAAATAGGACACGGTCAGAAGAAATAATCTTTAAACTGTCCCAAGACATTCATAGTACAATCTCTAACATAGTTCTGAGGGCCTAACTTTAACTATTGCAGGTTGCTTTCAGAATGGTTAACCACCAGTGCTTTGGAAGGAATTACTCATACATTCTTTCCATAACTTCCATTTATGTAAAGGCCAGCTCCCTCACCattgtttgtgtattttagtACTGTCATATTGCCTAATACGGCATTTCTGTTTTAATATCTGTATCATGTTTTTGAAGGTTTCACTTTCCATTAAGTTTGAACTTACCTGTCAAAGTCCTTCTCCAATTCAATTGTTTGGTTaggattcctttaaaaaataccaacactAGCTTAATCCCTATCTGATATACTTGTGAATAGTATTTGTTAGGTACTTATTCTTATCAGTAGACattattaaatactttatttgcaaatcattttcaCACATATCACTGCTTCCCAAATTTTTCCACCAAATTATTCCTGATGGCAAAAAGGGAATGAATTTTGTGTGTCAGTTCTCTGGTGTATCTGTATACTGGTGGTGTCAGGTATGGCCTCATAGCTGTGGGGCAGTTGGTCACACCTGCTCCTGAGCTGGTATGTATATAAGTTCTAGAGAAAAGTCTAGGTGGTTACAGTAATAAGAATTAgctaaagggacttccctggtggtccagtggttaagaacctgccttccaatgcagggaacgcggggaactaagctcccacgtgccatggggcaactaagcccacgcgtcacaactactgagcctctgccccacaactagagagcccacgtgccacaactacagagcccaagcactctggagcccacgagccacaactagagagaagcccgcgtgccgcaacgaaagatcctgcgtgccgcaactaagactcgatgcaaccaaaaataaattaattaaatttaatttaaaagaagaattagctaaaaataaatttaaaagaattaacatttatttgatGCTTACCATGTGTCAGATGCTTTGTTAAGCATTTTACAcgcttttaatatttatatcaaCCTTAAGTAGTTTACATAGTTATGTCTGGATTATTTGTAAATTTCAGTTAACTGATGTAATATCTGTGCTTCATTTACAGAAATAATCAAAAGCTGAATGTTACACACTTGGTGCGGGATAATGTGTTTCAACTTTTAGCTAAATTACAGGACTAAATTTTCAAATTCAATACCAACCTCTCctaactgaataaatgaaaaataggcAATTTGATGCTATGTTTGCTATGTTGGACTCAGTGTATATTACCAAGAACTGGCTAGAAGTTCCAcaccccaccctctccttcctctttccctattTTGTTAGGTGAAGACATTCAATGAAGCTTGCCTGATGGTAAGGAGACCAGCCCTAGAGCTTCTGCATTACCTGAAAAACACCAATTTTGCTCATCCAGCTGTACGATACGTTTTCTGTATCCTTTCCTGCTTGCCTGGGCTATGTGAGCCAATGTTTTCCTTCCTCAAatgtgggaaaagaagaaatgctttATTTGTTGACAGTTGAAGTGTCCCTTTtggtggtgttttctttttttttaattaagaaaatacctttatttttagCCAGAAGGGGTTAAGTCAGAATTGACACTCCTGTAGTAAGAGTGCATGAAGattctaatattttgaaaattgactAAATTTATTTTCCTCAGGAACTTGTTTCTTTTACTCCTTGCTCTAATTGGAGATTTTTGCAGTCCTAAATTTAAAAGACATAAGTAATCTATTTTAGTGGTACTGTCaaaacagcttttttaaaaagaattaggtATGAGCATATTAAATAGCATATTAACATACTCCAACTTTTGGTGgctcatctctaaaatgaccCAATTCTTCATCTCATGTTGTGTTTCTCCTGTTTTAGTTTATCACTTAAGATGCTTCATTTGCAGTTGAGTAAGAAGAAAGTccaactcaaaatggcttaggtAATAAATGATTTTTGCCTAAGGAACAGGAACATCAGGTTTAGGCTCAGGTTTGGTTATTTCAGCAGTTCATTGAGGTCATCAAGAACTCagattccaggacttccctggtggtcctgtgggtAAGACTCCGCTCTCCCAGTGAGGGGGACCCGGgctcaatccccggtcggggaaccaGACCCCATAGGCGTGCCAAAACTAAAGACCCTGCGCGCTGCAACCAGGACCGggcgcagccaaaacaaacaaatgaatattcttttaaaaaagagagaactcaGATTCCTTTAATCTTTCTGCTGTCATCCTCACCATGTTAGGTTTTGTCTCCAGGTTGATTTCTTCATGTTGACAAAATGGTTGCAGCAGCTCCAAACATCTCATCTTCACAGAGCCATGTCCAAAGGCCAGAAAAGTAAACATTCCtttcttgcattcttttttttttaaaacaaagaaaaatttcgCAGAAGCTTCCATCAGACATCCCTCATTTCATATTGCCCAGAATTACATCACACATCCATTCCTAAATCAATTCCtggtgagaaaaatgaaactactattcctttctctttttttataaatttattatttttaaaaatatttattgggcttccctggtggcacagtggttgagagtccgcctgctgatgcaggggacacaggttcgtgccacggtccgggaggatcccacatgccgcggagcggctgggcccgtgagccatggcctctgagcctgcgcgtctggagcctgtgctccgcaacgggagaggccacaacagtgagaggcccgcgtaccgcaaaaaaaaaaaaaaaaaaaaaaaaatttatttatttggctgtgccaggtcctAGCTGCAGCACACGCGATCTTCTttgcggcatgcaagatcttcagttctggcatgcgggatcttttagttgcggcatgcaggatctagttccccaaccagggatggaacccgggcccccacattgggagcgtggagtcccaaccactggaagGTGGTGTTTTCTTTAACAGCAAGTGCTTTAGATGGCGAGAAGGGAACAGGAAAAACTCTCAGTCTTTGCCATAGTATTCATTTCTGTGCAAAACAGGATTGGCTGATACTGCATATTCCAGATGGTAAGAACTTCCCTCACTATGTTGGGGttagttattctgttactgtggTAACATTGTGGCTTCAATTTTCTGACAGGGCTCTGACAACTAAGGAAGAGGTCTTTGCTCCAGGTACAGGCTGGTCTGAGTTAGTTTTGGAACCTTTTGATAATTAGAATGAAGTATTTTTTGGCACAGCAATCCTCACTTTGATAGCTAATGCCCAAGAGCATAAACTCCCACCTTAGTGTTCACCACAAGCTTTATTGCCATCAGCCAACAACTTTGAGTACCCATAGACCTTTGACATGGTACTGTTTGTCAGCATTCTAGGTTGTCAGCATGGATCTTAAAAACTTAAACTCTCATACTTCTCATATATCCCTCCTTGTTTTGTTCAGTGTTGTTTGCATCcacattttctgtctttaaaaactgCCAGGAAGCTGAGGTgacctttaatccatttatttgtgtattgtGTGTAATGATAATATTTAAGATGGACCAGACCAAAAAGTAAACCTCTGAAGCAAGAAggctttaagaaatatatatgggAAACTAAAGTCATCTCCCATAACTTAAAGAAGCATAGAGTATTTTGAGTTGAATACAGTCAGTTCCTgcctagtttgttttcttttgccttttgattAGCTCATCTTTGGGTGAAAAACTGCCGGGATCTTCTGCAGTCCACCTACAACAAACAGCGCTTTGATCAACCTTTAGAGGCTTCAACCTGGCTGAAGAATTTCAAAACTGCAAATGAGCATTTCTTGAGTCAGGTGACTAGACTCCCAGAAGTTTGGTGCTGGACaatcttttaagatttttatcttctttgtgcCCTGAGTACCAGTAGACTATGGAGAACTAATATTGTAGTTGGGATAACTataccattttgtatttctttcatacATTTTATTCACAGTGAGTTCGCACGCTGAAACTCATTTATCCATGTAAAATAAAGAGGCAGCAGTAAGCTGGTCGCATCTGGTGGGTAGCAAAGTGAAGTCCAGATTGCTTCATTGACTTTTCCAAGGTGACAGCCTAAAATCCTCTAACACACATTTCAACTACATAATTTTCTCCAGATTAGATCTCTTAGGTACCAGAAACATATTCGTAAAATTATTCTCTAGTGATGCTTGGATACAGTCTCTAGGCCAGGGATTTTCAACTCTGGATATAAGTCAGAATCACCtaggagcttgttaaaaatgcaggtgCCAAGGCTTCATCCTGGGCCTTTTTAGTCAGAATCccttacttttttgtgtgtgtttttttaagctGCAGGCAGAAATGGGCTAGAAAGCATTCACTTCCCTGCTGAGCTCTCTTACAAGGCttgaaaaatagatgaaaatagaCTCCTAATAACCTTAGCCTCCTACCCTACCTTCTTAGCTAGGGATGGGTTCATCCTTAGGCTAAGTGGCcttttttggtctttgttttatttttagataaaagtTCAAGAGAAGTATGTCTGGAATAAGCGAGAAAGCACTGAGAAAGGCAGTCCTCTGGGAGAAGTAGTTGAACAGGTATAAAAAAAGACACTGAACATGTACTATATCTGACCAGAGACAGCCTCTTGTAGGACTGCAAGCCACTGTCTGTCTTTCCCTACAGGGCATAATGCGGGTGAGGAATGCCACAGATGCAGTTGGGATTGTGCTCAAAGAGCTAAAGAGGCAAAGTTCTTCGGGTATTTTTCGCCTCCTGGTGGCAGTGGATGGAGTCAATGCTCTCTGGGGAAGGACCACActgaaaagagaagataaaagccCGGTAGGAAAACTGAGTTTCTCTATTTTGGTTTCTCTGATTTCAGAACCCATCATATACGTAGGCTGGGACATAGCCTTCCAGACCATGCAGTATATTTTCTTGCCTTGGAATATTTGAAATAAGATGTATAGTGAAAATAGTATCAGAAGGAGATGATGCCACATTCCATCATCCACTGAATACCAAGAGCATGACAACAAAAGCTGTGGTTTCTTtgtcaattttcttctttctattctcttttcaAAATGATGTTCTCTGGTCTAAGCAGAGACGATCAGAAGCATCAAGGAAGGGGGTGGGTTGGGGTAGTAGGTATTTTCTCCCTTGGTAACTCTTTTTTAATCTCCAGAAGCATGGCAGTTTGAGGAGCAGTGGCCATGTAGCTTATTCCAGAGGTACCTTCAGGTACTATGGTTACGTAatagttgaggattttttttttctttttttttcttggcctcaCAGCAcagcttgtggtatcttagttccctgaccaggaattgaacccaggccctcgacagtgagagtgcagagtcctgaCCAATGGACCTCCAGAGATTTCCCAGCTGAGGATTTTCTAGTTGTTGTCAGTGCAGATATCTCAGGGGAGCATCCGGGCAGAGCAAGTAatgttctcttctctccctcttttctccctttctcctccctctcaccTCTGTCTCACACATTGACCGATGTGCAGATTGCCCCAGAAGAACTAGCATTTATTTACAACCTGAGGAAAATGGTGAAAAATGATTGGGTGAGTGCATATGATACCTAACagatttcagaaagaaatgttattttcgTTTTAAAGATGTTCAACTGCCTCATTGCTAATACCTACCGGTCTCTAATTTTATGGACAGAAAGTTCTTatctcttatttaattctcataactgTACCAAGTTTTAaatctatatatttgttttcttatctttccACTTGACTGGAGTACACttattcaaaaccatttttttgaaatattggcATAATTTCACTTTGCTGCAATTGTTCaaggtgtttttatttcttatcaaCTTTGGAAAGgattttgataaatttaagatCATGTAGCAATTTATTGTCAGAGTCAAACTGAGAATTAATAATCAAATTAGTTGCCATTTAACTGTGCTAGATCACACTGCCATACCACCAagtatggcaaaaaaaaacactgcaggtgattaaaatgcatttttctgtctttttcaaattcagctttttctcctttctttcagcAAGGAGGCGCCATTGTGTTGACTGTGAGCCAGACTGGGTCTCTCTTTAAGCCCCGGAAAGCCTATCTGCCCCAGGAGTTGCTGGGAAAGGTCAAATCACTGGAAAATTTGTTTACCCTTAGATAGTCATTCTGtctaaatatacatacatatatatattttttttttggacataatTTCAGACTTGGAGAAAAATGGTATTCCTCTGTGACTTCAGCTAGATTTCTAAAATGTTAACACTTTACCATGTTTGCTTTACTCTTTCTCTCCGTCTTTTTTCCCTGAATAATGTGACAGTAACCTGAGATATGATACCCTCTTTTATCTCTAAATAATGCATATTTCCTAAAATCAAAgatattctagggcttccctggtggcgcagtggttgggagtccgcctgctgttgcaggggacatgggttcgtgccctggtccaggaggatcccacatggcgcggagcggctggtcctgttagccatggccgctgagcctgcacatccggagcctgtgctccgcaatgggagaggccacagcagtgagaagcccgcactgcaaaaaaaagatattctaatgTATAACCACAGCACAATTTTCAAAATCAGAAAGTTAACATTGACTGTTACCTAATCTATAGAATATATTCTGATTTTGCCAGTTATCCCAGTGtcatttacaggaaaagaaagtCCTGGATAATGCACCGCACTCAACTGTCAAGTGCCTTTAGTCCCCTTTAATCTGAGACAGAtcctcagtctttgtcttttataaCCTTAATatttatatctctgtttttgaAGAGTACATGCTAGTTATCTTATggggttgtctgttttttcctGACTATATGTGATGTTAGAAGTTCTATTGTGTCTTCTCAGTGCATAATATCAGAAAGCACATGGAACTTATTTCTCCTGTTACTGGCAATATATACTTTGAACACTTAGTTAAGGTGCTCTCCACCTGATTTCTCCTcagtaaagttactcttttccttttgtaatgAATAAGTATCTTGTGGAGATATACTTTGAGACTAGGTAAATATCCTTTTACTTCTCAAACTTCCCCTTACTAGTTTTAGTTTCCATCGGTGATTCTTCCCTAAATCAATTATCATGATAATTGCAAGATGGATATTTTCTAGCTCCACCATTACTTCTAAATGTATCAGTTGGCCCTCtcttatatttaagaattttcctttctcccttatgTATTTGTTTCAATATAGACATGTGGATTCTTATTTAATGGGTTTAGAACCCATTAAataattactatcattatttagtTTGCTGCTTAAGATATCCCAGGTTTGGCCAGTAGGAGCCCTTCAAGCTGGCTTCTATGTCCTTTTAACATGTCCTCATCATTTTTCTCCCTAcctttcctcctctgtccccatCATTTCTAAGCACTTCTTTACTTTTGACACAAGAATatgttccagggcttccctggtggcacagtggttaagaatctgcctgccaatacaggggacacgggttcgagccctgctccgggaagatcccacatgccacggagcaactaagcccgtgcgccacaactactgagcctgtgctctagagcctgtgctccgcaacaagagaagccaccgcagtgagaagcccgcacaccgcaacgaagaacagcccccgctcaccacaactagagaaagtccgcgcgcagcaacgaagacccaacgctgccaaaaataaataaataaatttattttaaaaaaaaaggaatatgttccagactCATCTTGTACTTTCCATGCCCCAGCCctaaaatcagccatttcttcaaggagcttTGGTTCGTTTTAgaggagaatggtatttagaaaccaagacctGAGTGCTAGGTATACTTATTGCTACTGGGATGTGGGTGTCACTTCTTCTAGGCCCTCCAGCAGAGTTAGTAAGTAGATATATGCACTAttcatatatacaaacatacatgtatatgtgctatatgcatatatgtgtttatatatacacatccaCACACATCTGTATCTGTCTCTCTATATTAAAAAACCATAAATCTGATAGCTCTAGTTCCAGGCTAGCATCCCAGCATTCATTGTATCCTTCGccctttccatatttgtaacCCTCTTCTCCAACGATAATCTCTCATTCACAGTGTATTTACATATTAGCTCAATCTTAGATTATAGtaaaagtagtttcagaattgctaaccctTGCCTCTATACAAATAAGCTGTGAACTAGagggcaaattttttttttttttacttctgtctTATTTAGGCTCAAtatcttttagagcagttttaatcTTTAGCCTTAGGGTCTTTCGTTCAAATATTCTGTTCAGAAGTTAGTTTGGGTTagtttctctcctcccttcagTGTTATGTTTGAACTTTGAAATACAATTTGATTCATTTGTTTTAGTTTATATAGGATCTTTTCCCCCATCcttgtcattttgtttaatttttttgagtataTGAACTATCAAAACTGTTGACTATTGAAGTtagaactgtaaaaaaaatttaaacacgtATATGATTATGTGTGTACACTCAGATAAGTGGCAtttacccccccccccgcccccgctgcccCTTGCCTCAAGCGTTATCtcttttttaagtatatttgTGGCCATGTAGAGCAAGGGTAGCCAGCCCCAGAGAAAGTGGAGTAGAGGAGAATAGAACAAAATCTCAAAGACCTTATCCTCAAAGTGTTTAAATAAACACTGATTTGTCACTTAACGAATACTGATctttatcctttttcttctccaggAAGGATTTGACGCCCTGGATCCCTTTATTCCCATCCTGGTTTCCAACTATAACCCAAAGGAATTTGAAAGTTGTATTCACTATTATTTGGAGAACAATTGGCTTCAGCATGAGAAAGGTCAGTTGCTTAGCTTTTTCCTCTCACAGAAGAATCCCACTGAGTCAGAGCCTTGATCTCTTCTTCCCTCAGCAGCAGCCTGTAATTTGTACttcatcttttttccctttatcttgACTTCTTTCTGGCTAATTAGATGGTACAGAAGGTGTGGGGTTGCTTAAAGTTCGATTTACAAGAGACATTATATCTCTCCCTAAAATTCTCACGTTAGTCTAGAATAAGATGCTCATGCTAACAGAGGACGGGAGACCGAACCCAGGTGATTGGGTTGCTGCCACACACTCACTGTCACATTTATTCATCGTTCAACACACTGGCATTGAGAGGCTCATATGCTAGGGCACCCCCAGAACAACTGATGCTGTGTGAGAGGCTACTGCAGCACCAAACCAAATCCTTGCTATACCTGTCCTAGTACTTGTAGATGAAAGTGTTCCAGCTGCTCATTTAACCCTTGCCCTCAGTTCTGGGTGGGTGTGGGTCTGTTGGGGGGCGGGGTgtagaggaaaaataaaggtgGTTCTGTTACTAGGTAATAGAGAATTAGTTGCAGTAGGAATAGGGGGAAGAGTATAAAGCAGCTGCAGCATGATGAGTTAGGAGACACAATGGAGAGATTTCTAAAAGGGGCTTGAGAGATTTGACAGTCCTTAAAGTCCAGAGGATAGTCttgaaacagagggagagatagatGCTGGTTGGAGgaatagagacagaaaaggaaattatgcATAGAAAAAATAATGCTGGTTGGAGgaatagagacagaaaaggaaattatgcatagaaaaaataatactgGCGGATGGAATAAAGGGCCTAGAAGTGAGGTTTTGGGAGTGCTAATTGTATCAGAACATAGTCTGGATAACGTAGCCTTTGACTACAGAATTTGCTAAGTAACACAATGCTACAGGAGAAAACTGCCAGTTTTCTGTGTTTGGCTCCATTTTAGCTCAtacagaagaagggaaaaaggagtTGCTGTTCCTAAGTAATAGGAATCCTGGGCAGCTGGAGCGGCTCTGTGCCTACCTCTAAGCCATGGTCACAAGGTACGTGGAAGACAATGGACCTTTCTTCTAATGGACCCAATCAGATGGGGGAGTCCTGCAGTACACAAGAAGAGCAGCCAAGCACGTGCACTTATGGGATTGGACAGGACTGCAGTCAGCTGCCAACCTTCGTTGCAGTGGGTTCCTTGTGATGTGACTGTGGTGGCAATAAGATGTCCTGAAACGAACATCAGTTTATTAGTTgtggttttcacattttaaataatcatgtagcttttcctaaaaaattaaattaagtatcTTTCTTAAAGTGTTGTGTTATATTTATAAGATGGAAAGAGCCTTCAGATTGGCCAAATTGAATTTCTTTGGCATTCTGCTTGTTGAGACTAAATTCTACAGAAATTTTCCAGACTTTATTCAATTTAGGAGATTGAGACTCAATCTCCTCCTGAACTTCTCCCTCCCAGACCATTCACTTCCTATTTACTCTTTTATCAATGGTCCCTGAGAACTTTCCTCAAACTCCAGCTGAGTCTGGCAACTTTGTATAGTACAGCCCCTTTCTACAGGTTCCTGAAAGAAGTTCTAAATCCCTACAGCATACATTGTATGTAGTGAATTAACATCTTTAATCCATGTAGAATAGTACTATCTGTGTACCATCTTTCTGAGATTTGAGAAAACACTGACTCATCAATTTCAGAAGAGTCTGATTCTCTCACCATGCCCAGGTTGTTGGTTCCAAAGAGTGAGAAGTTTGATTCCCAGATCTGCTGCTTATTAGCTAACTGTCTGAGCCTATTTCCTTCTCTAATTTTAccttatctctgttttacattaTGTAAAGGTAATAATAATGCCAAACTTTCAGggattttgtgagaattaaatcacATAATAAATGTCAGGTGCCTCACACATAGTAGGCCCCCATTAAATGATAGGTAGCTACTATTTATAACTTGGATTTTATTAATGCTTTATTTGAACAATTACTATGAGAAGAGAGTCTGAATGTATATCAGCATTTTTCACTAGAGAGCCAGCTGCCCCTACCCTATCCTCCTCAAGGATTCCCTGTCAAAAATAAAACCTCCATCCCTGACCCAATCCCCAGACACTTTAGCTAACTGATGTTCTAGCA
The genomic region above belongs to Phocoena sinus isolate mPhoSin1 chromosome 1, mPhoSin1.pri, whole genome shotgun sequence and contains:
- the DAP3 gene encoding 28S ribosomal protein S29, mitochondrial, encoding MSAGIMLKGMTRLISSVHKLDPGRFLHIGTQAPQCLAAHLDNQVATESPRAISRTSENDPAKHGEQHEGQHYNISFQDLKTVFSHGLPPRFVMQVKTFNEACLMVRRPALELLHYLKNTNFAHPAVRYVFYGEKGTGKTLSLCHSIHFCAKQDWLILHIPDAHLWVKNCRDLLQSTYNKQRFDQPLEASTWLKNFKTANEHFLSQIKVQEKYVWNKRESTEKGSPLGEVVEQGIMRVRNATDAVGIVLKELKRQSSSGIFRLLVAVDGVNALWGRTTLKREDKSPIAPEELAFIYNLRKMVKNDWQGGAIVLTVSQTGSLFKPRKAYLPQELLGKEGFDALDPFIPILVSNYNPKEFESCIHYYLENNWLQHEKAHTEEGKKELLFLSNRNPGQLERLCAYL